The Lonchura striata isolate bLonStr1 chromosome 8, bLonStr1.mat, whole genome shotgun sequence genomic interval AGTGAGTATTAAATAACCTTCCAAACATTAATGAAGCTGCCTTTATTGCAGCAGTGTTCTTTGTAAGCCAGCACTCGGCACCAGAATTTTAAGATCTTTATGTCATTTGAGTAACAGTACTATGATGTTGCTTTAATGCCCTTATTTATTGTTATTACCCAGGAAAAAGGAAGGCAGCTGGTTAATATACTTCAAATATTCATGTGGTCAGATATTTCAAATCAGATATTTGCAAGCCAGAATTCCATGTCATGACCAATTCTAATGTGGGTTGTTGCTACAATCTTcatattttgtgtttgtgtttggattttgtgttatttttgttttgtttaggaGGAACTAGGAACACCAGGTTTTATGGTGTGGCTTGATTATCCAGTACCATATAAGCAGAgttctggtggtttttttatctttcagtaCATATTACTAAAATTATATGCACCACTGTATTTTCTTCCAGTCACTTCTGGTTTATTTAACCCTGTTCTTATCTAAACATAAAAGTGCTATATTTCTAGAATTCCTTTAAACATTTCTAGCAAAGGTAACTGCAAAatcattatttatttctgcCACTTTTCTCTCCTAAATATGAATGACAGTGCTGTGGTTGGTTCCCTTCCTTTTCTGGGGTCTGTAAAAGTCCACACCTCATTTGAGGGAAGAAAACCATAGCTTTCTTtttaagatttttgttttcttgctgtcAGTACATGAGCTCTACTCTTGAATGTTTCAGCCTGGGTCCACTTCCATCAGCCATTGAGATGAAGTACATGTTTTTTAGATGAGCAACAAGCAGCACTCCTGGTAAGATCCTGTGTGGAAGAACTTTTGGGAGGGGAGGGTTGTCACTAAGTGCTCTTACAGTGATGGTGACTTTTTATCTGATGGAGAGAGAGGTTTCCCTTTGAGAGATGAACATATCTTAAAATTATCTGAGAACAGAATAAAAGTGGAGATTCTAATCTCCCAGAGCAGAAAGTTATTGCAgcattttaaattctgaaaatgtGATTTAGCAAAGGTACAATACAGCACAGATGTACAAAATCTGCCCCTATGACACTTTTCTAGCTTCAGAAGTGAATCTGCATCTTCTAAAAATGTCAGACCCTTCCTGTTGCTGTACTTCTCTTTGTTTCAGTTTTACTAGTGCTGATACATAGGAAACTCTCATAGTGTCATTCCTGGTGGGAAATCCATTTGAATCCTCTTTACAGAGTCAGAACCATGACAGCTGTGGTCCATGGGCAGACCCTTGTACTGAAAAATCAGACCCCTTTGCTGGACTCAGGCTCAGGCTTGAGAGAGGGTCCAGAGTCCTGTGTACCCTGCCTCATCTAGGGGACATGGAGACAGATGGGGTCTCCATCCACTGTTCTCACACATGGCCTCAGGTCTGTGCCACTGTTGAAAGCAGCTCAACCAAGACCTGAGGAGGATGTTAAAAATGTGGTGGAAGTAACTTGGATGCTAAACTGCTTCTCATCAAGTGAGCACCACCCTGGGATGGCAAAATGGCTTTTTGTGCTAGGTGGAGTACAAGATGCTGTCCCTTgggtgcccagctctgcctgagcATCCCCTTGCACAGCTTGGGGGAGGCTGGTGAGAATACCAAGATGGTCCCTGTCCAAAGATGTCATTTTGTGCATAAAATCATTCTAGTATGTGGAATGAGGTAAAACCAGTACCATCTGAGAGCATCTTAGCTGTGCATCTGCCACTGTTGGTGCTGCAGGCCAGGAAGGCCCAGCTGCCAGGTATTGCTGAGCTGGATGGCAGGTGCAGACTGGAGAGGCAGAAGCATAGGCTTTTTGGGGGTTGTCCTGGGTTTAGCTGAGCCTTTGCAAGGGCTCACCACTGCAAACCCCTGGATGACCCTGGTAGCAGCAGTCACATCCTGCAGAGGGCCCTTGTCCCTATGTCCCCGAAGACCTGGCAGAATGGGCAGCCAGCTGGAACACAGTGCTGGTGACAATCCTGGGTTGTCTGGCCAGTTACAGTGACACCAGGGAAGAGATGAGGGGTCAATGCCCAACAAGAACCTCAGGGGGATGAGCTGTAGCAGTGCTTCAGGCCTTATCCCCCAgcctttctctctcagtgcagagcagcctggcacaaaAGGACACGTTTTTCACCAGAGGCCAAACCAATGTTTTATTCCTTGTCATTTCCACACACTCAGGAGGCTGTGCCTGGTCTGAGGTCACACTGGGCCACTCCCACTTCCCCTCTGATTGAGCCTGGACACCTTGTCAAGGCATATCCCAGGCCCAGGAGCTGACCCCAGTGCAGGAGCCTCATATGCTGTTGCTTCCAGTTCTGCTGGCTGCTAAAAGCAGGGTTGATCAATAAGTGAAAAGCCTGAGCTGTCAGATGGTTATGCTTTTAGATTGTTACGCTTTGCCTTGCAAGCCAAGGGTGTCTCAATGTACCAAGAAATAGGTGGGCTCTGCTGAGCACCTGTGATGGGACAGGAGCTGGTTTCTGATGCCATGCCTAGAGCTCACAGGAGTCACTGGGAGCTTTCCCATTCAGGCCAGTGGGCTGGGCAGCAAGTTTCCAAAACCAGCCCCTCTGCATCATCTCTTCCTTCAACCcttgaatttcctttttttcctttgcacacAAGCTTGGATCACAGCATCCCTCTGCTTCTAGCCCATGCAAATTCCTGACTTAAaacagcagggaaggagcttgAGGCAAGGCACTCTCTCACTGCATCCAGCCCAATGGGCACTAGCCAATAAATAGCCTTTCCTGAGCCACACAAGTGGGTTTTGTTCACAAAGCCACAACACTTTTAATAAGCTGCTTAAGTCTAGTGCAAGCTGAACTCTAAGGTGTCTGTAATCACAGCCAGTCCTTCTCCCGGAGGAGCAATGCTGCCTTGCCTCTCTCCAGCATGAGCAGAAGGGGCTCACCTGCTTCCCACCAGTTCACTCATGCTCAAAGAACTCATGGCAAGCAGCAGTGACCATTGCAATAAAGGCCACGAACTCCTGGAAGTCGCACTCTGCATCCCCATCGCAGTCCAGTGCCTCCATGACTTTGTCCACAGTCTCCTGGTCTTTGATTTCCTGAAGGGATAGAAACAGGCAGCCAAAGCTGAGGAGGACCACAGCGAGGCCCAGACAGTAATGTGTGCCCATTTCCCAAGTGCTCTCATGGCTGAATCTCTGTTCAGACACATCCCAGATATTTTGTGGATGTTCCCAGTCTATGTGGGGCGTTGTCCTGTGCCCCAGGGAATTGCAGCTACAGCTGTTGTGCTGGGAAGTGACATCTTGAACCCCTTGGGGCAAGGCTGTCCCCCGTGTCAGGGAAGGTAGTTTTCCTAGTCCAGCCCACACCTCAGTCTGTCATATAGGCTGTTCCCCTCATCTTGCTGCTCTGTAGAGCTGGGACAAAGGATTCAATGCCCTGCTGTGTAAATAAATGTCTTTGCCTGTGCAGGCTTCCCGTGGGAGACAGAGTTAGGGGAGTGCAGGGGCTGTTGGATGGCccctgagcccagccaggctgtggggaGGGCAGTACTTACCCCGAGGAAATGGGTCAGCTCGTTGTTGATGAGCTCCTTCAGCTCCGATTTCTTCAGCTTGTGCTTGTCTCCCTCCTTCCCGGAGTACTGGTGGAAGGCATCGATGATGGCGATCATCGCCTTCTCCAGCTCGGACATGGTCGTGGCGTGGCCCTGCGGTCAGAGGGGACGCTGGGAGCGCCAGCCTGGGCAAGCTCCAGCAATTCCGATGGATTTGGAAGCACGGCCACCCTGGGGCTCCGCCCGTGGATCAGCAAGGTCAGACCCTCGTTCaagggagagctgggaagctctggcagcagccctggcttcGGGGGGAAGGTCACAAGAGACCATAACTCTGCTGCTAGGGGCTCTCGAAAACAGCAGAGCCACAAGACAGGAGAGGAGAAGGCATGGGGTCTGCTCTGGGGCTTCAGAATGGttttgctgtccctgctgtcacaGGTCCCCTCGCCTTGCCTCTGCCTGCAGACCTGTCTCCAGCCCAGCAGTCAGGGGAACCCGGTAGGAACCAGTTTTGATGACTGCCAGCAGGTCAAAATGAGCACGTCACTCTCCCATATTTGATCTGAAGACCCTCTTGGGATATGATAGCAATTCAGATTGCAGCGTTCCCTGCAGATTTCACAAACGGGCAAACCAAAGAGACACTGATcaaagagggagagctgccaACCCACCTTCCCAAAAGCCGGGAAAATAAAGAAGCCCTATTGCCTGGCACTCATTTCGTTCATATCCCATCGGTAAATATCTCCTGCCCTGCGACCTGGCTACTGTTTCTCCACCACACGCTTCTGAGTCTGATCCCACAGCCGATGTCCTCCCCCACTTAGCAGTTACCAGACACGGCAGCAAATACCCGAACAAAAATCCCCTTTTcatgctccagccctgcctgcttgCCGTCCGCAAGGTTGAGCAGCGCTCCAGATCGGAGGTACGTGGAGCGGTGGTTCTGCCCTGCCGACACCCACCCGGCGTCCCGCGGCCCCTCTCACCTccccgcggccggcggggctgcggcacGGCGATGCGGCGTGGCCGGGCGCCGCGGGGACCCGCCGCTTCTTATGGCcgcggggcaggggcggggcgctgcgcccgccccgcggagccgcccgccccgcggagccgcccgcccgccccgcggagccgcccgCCTGCTGCAAAGCCGCCCGCTTTGTTTTCTGAAGGGGTAAGGGGCATAGTTGCAATCAGCCAATTTTTCTAAGTGACACGTATATAGGGATATATCCGGTTTCAAAATGTATTGCAGTaagcttttttttgtttaaagaagCACTTGGAGATTATCCCTAGACCCAGTTGTTACACATTACAAATAAATCTATTATGGTGCCATTTATTTGttcatatttttcaaatatagaATGCCTACTCTCTGTTCATTAGATCGGTCTTTCAATGCACAGAATGTGAATCAAGCTTGCGATTCAAAGATGTGAATGCTCTGTTCTGCTCTGAACAGTGAGTATGCAAAAATAGCAATTCTTTGTACATCTATGTTTACTACAGGTCATTGGGAGCACACTATTAATATTGAACAccctttttctgctttctacTGTTTTAAGATTGTAGAGTCAGGCCAGACAGGGAAAATAAGGTTATTTCAATTCGCTCTGCTTCACCAAACATACCACCAATAAAATGCTTTGTCAAACTGAAAGCCTTGCTTCTT includes:
- the S100B gene encoding protein S100-B, which translates into the protein MSELEKAMIAIIDAFHQYSGKEGDKHKLKKSELKELINNELTHFLGEIKDQETVDKVMEALDCDGDAECDFQEFVAFIAMVTAACHEFFEHE